In Lineus longissimus chromosome 9, tnLinLong1.2, whole genome shotgun sequence, one genomic interval encodes:
- the LOC135493650 gene encoding kelch-like protein 32, whose protein sequence is MSWRVRYFLADDTRQSTLRDSPQLRDYQGESPVKMDGYWTDQWDFDDGRISSNGHLVTLGKRLNEMFQASDYCDVTLTAESSSFRVHKIILAASSDYFNAMFSSSWNEISRDCIEMKGVSPKGLAAILDFVYTGGFKVTGADVSEILEAARHCLMSDVTTLMEKYLIKVVEVGFSNYLTMSEIGKNFDLHELLSECEPFFKEADICLENFLQFFEFAKRRTSSIYVLQRALLFTLQSLAELSTAERERLSAMLDQDDFNMLLTVTNRQGIFTSLSLVQFLLDWVEFDHEIRTEYLPDLFTKINLLTFDDEELDSLSKMPVIKDCESCKSKIMDAQEYLLKVATEEQQVDSFLVSFSGHDIEMRCLSPTYLTTMKNVLPMPDLPVKASELNEDSFVTVLDNILFVLGVGWLEKVKIGDYTGDASCCYSFDPGRNTWKQLKHLPAARTGNKLVAVGNDIYSIGGKTITNKMINLTDYYSVSNDEWTSATPLPYSYSCPLAAALNGSIYVSFARSGDKIVLNDFFRFEPAGTVWTKRALVPMGGYQELVPSGDRLYLIGTKEFPLSGQNNLKVSCYNPGTNQWTFLQQFCRGHAGMFRKVQAISDQETTYVVADFDEGEEDVDAEVDPSWTRVHILDTVSKKLALRQHYQWFPRDAMSSAILRVPLRTIQAHLTIDSKQESEIMDSTERETIYRQRPGWPD, encoded by the coding sequence ATGAGTTGGCGCGTGAGGTACTTTTTAGCGGACGACACTCGACAATCTACACTGCGTGATAGCCCGCAATTGCGTGACTACCAGGGCGAAAGCCCGGTGAAAATGGACGGATATTGGACTGATCAGTGGGATTTTGATGATGGCCGAATAAGCTCGAATGGCCATTTGGTGACCTTGGGGAAGAGACTGAATGAAATGTTTCAGGCGTCTGACTATTGTGACGTTACACTGACGGCAGAGTCCTCTTCGTTCAGGGTCCATAAAATTATCCTTGCAGCCAGCAGTGATTATTTTAATGCTATGTTTTCGTCTTCGTGGAATGAAATATCACGCGATTGCATTGAAATGAAAGGCGTCTCCCCCAAAggtttggcggccattttggatttcgtcTACACCGGTGGGTTCAAGGTCACAGGTGCAGACGTCAGTGAAATTCTTGAAGCTGCCCGACACTGCTTGATGAGTGACGTTACCACCCTAATGGAAAAGTATCTTATCAAAGTGGTAGAGGTGGGTTTTTCAAACTATTTGACGATGTCTGAAATCGGGAAGAATTTTGACCTTCATGAGTTGCTGTCTGAGTGTGAACCGTTTTTCAAAGAAGCTGATATCTGCCTTGAGAACTTCTTGCAGTTCTTCGAGTTTGCTAAACGAAGGACATCTTCCATCTACGTTCTGCAGAGGGCTTTGCTGTTCACGTTGCAGTCCTTGGCTGAGTTGAGTACAGCTGAACGGGAACGCCTGAGCGCGATGCTGGATCAAGATGACTTTAACATGTTACTCACCGTCACAAACCGCCAGGGTATCTTCACTAGCCTTTCTCTGGTCCAATTTCTTCTCGATTGGGTGGAGTTTGATCATGAGATAAGGACCGAATATCTCCCAGATCTGTTTACTAAAATCAACCTCTTAACATTTGACGATGAGGAACTAGATTCGCTATCCAAAATGCCCGTCATTAAAGATTGTGAAAGCTGCAAATCAAAAATCATGGACGCCCAGGAATACCTTTTGAAAGTGGCAACGGAAGAACAACAGGTTGACTCATTTCTCGTCTCTTTTTCTGGACACGATATTGAAATGCGTTGCCTTAGTCCCACCTACTTGACAACCATGAAAAATGTCTTGCCAATGCCAGATCTTCCCGTCAAAGCAAGCGAATTGAATGAGGACTCATTCGTCACTGTCCTTGACAATATTCTCTTCGTGCTAGGGGTGGGGTGGCTGGAGAAGGTTAAGATTGGTGACTACACGGGTGACGCAAGCTGCTGCTACAGCTTCGACCCCGGACGCAACACTTGGAAACAACTCAAGCATCTACCCGCCGCAAGAACAGGAAACAAACTCGTTGCTGTCGGCAATGATATCTACTCAATCGGAGGGAAAACGATCACAAACAAGATGATAAACTTAACTGACTACTACAGCGTTTCGAATGACGAATGGACTAGTGCGACACCTCTGCCGTACAGTTACTCGTGTCCTCTCGCCGCGGCCTTGAACGGCAGTATCTACGTCAGCTTCGCAAGATCTGGCGACAAAATCGTCTTGAACGATTTCTTCCGCTTTGAACCAGCTGGGACGGTGTGGACAAAAAGGGCGTTAGTACCCATGGGTGGCTACCAAGAACTGGTGCCGTCCGGGGACCGCTTGTACCTGATCGGCACCAAAGAATTTCCCTTGAGTGGTCAAAACAACCTGAAAGTAAGCTGCTACAACCCGGGTACAAACCAGTGGACCTTTCTTCAACAGTTTTGCCGTGGTCATGCCGGTATGTTTCGTAAAGTGCAGGCGATATCAGACCAGGAAACAACGTATGTAGTCGCTGATTTTGATGAGGGAGAGGAGGATGTGGATGCAGAGGTTGACCCGAGTTGGACCAGAGTTCACATCCTCGACACTGTTTCCAAAAAGCTCGCGCTGAGGCAACACTACCAGTGGTTCCCGCGTGACGCGATGTCGTCTGCCATCCTCCGCGTTCCCCTGAGAACAATACAGGCGCATCTAACTATCGACAGCAAGCAAGAAAGTGAAATAATGGACAGTACtgaaagggagactatatataGGCAAAGGCCAGGTTGGCCAGACTAA